Proteins co-encoded in one Lasioglossum baleicum chromosome 14, iyLasBale1, whole genome shotgun sequence genomic window:
- the LOC143215664 gene encoding dynein axonemal light chain 1, which produces MAKATTCKEAIQRWEEKTGLTASEQKDINLSFQWPPMEKMDNNLAALTSVEKLSLSTNMIEKISGINSLKNLRILSIGRNNIKTFSGLEAVGEHLEELWISYNQIEKIKGVSVLKALKVLYMSNNLVKDWAEFGRLQEIPHLEDLLFINNPICENMDVEFWRSQVIKRLPKLKKLDAIPIV; this is translated from the exons ATG GCTAAAGCAACAACTTGTAAAGAAGCCATTCAACGGTGGGAGGAAAAAACTGGTTTAACAGCCAGCGAGCAGAAGGATATCAACTTGTCCTTTCAGTGGCCTCCTATGGAGAAAATGGACAACAACTTAGCGGCACTCACATCTGTAGA GAAATTATCTCTCTCCACGAACATGATAGAGAAGATCAGCGGTATCAATTCCTTGAAGAACTTGAGAATTTTATCTATCGGACGTAACAACATTAAAACATTCTCCGGCCTGGAAGCCGTGGGAGAACATTTAGAAGAATTATGGATATCCTACAATCAGATCGAGAAAATTAAGGGCGTGAGTGTACTGAAAGCCCTCAAAGTCCTCTACATGTCCAACAATTTGGTAAAGGACTGGGCAGAGTTTGGTCGCCTGCAAGAAATCCCGCACCTCGAGGATTTATTGTTTATCAACAATCCTATCTGCGAAAACATGGACGTAGAATTTTGGCGTAGTCAAGTGATTAAAAGGCTGCCCAAATTAAAGAAACTGGACGCTATACCGATCGTTTAA
- the LOC143215665 gene encoding sideroflexin-2-like, with the protein MRQNEISMGTPLFTKGAQEPFMESRVAAVKAIAECVITRIATCVPCMLFIPIIMHTIKPYCFYQRRQWLAAPLETIFCAIGCWFAIPSSLAIFPRYNSMTPEWLRIYEPEYKEFQQKVGQNVDKIFYYKGL; encoded by the exons ATGCGCCAAAACGAAATTTCCATGGGCACTCCACTGTTCACAAAAGGTGCACAAGAACCCTTTATGGAATCCAGAGTAGCAGCAGTGAAAGCCATTGCCGAATGTGTGATCACGAGAATAGCAACGTGCGTGCCATGCATGCTCTTCATTCCAATAATCATGCATACAATTAAGCCGTACTGTTTTTATCAACGAAGACAGTGGCTCGCAGCTCCGCTCGAGACAATCTTCTGTGCAATTGG ATGCTGGTTCGCGATTCCTTCGTCTCTCGCAATTTTCCCTCGTTACAA CTCGATGACACCAGAATGGCTGAGGATATACGAACCCGAGTACAAAGAGTTTCAACAGAAAGTCGGACAGAACGTGGACAAAATCTTCTACTATAAAGGGCTATAA
- the LOC143215892 gene encoding sideroflexin-2-like translates to MELIQILDFTPLSDKQYVITNSCPICLIMKLDKIDIDQPLWDQSTYIGRWKHYAFISDTRIVFVPTQRLLEAKQLCEDYKNGNVPPGTTMKDVIYAKKLRDSSFHPDNGQLMYKIGRMCFQLPVNIVLTTAMLTFYKSTTAIVMFQTINQTHNAILNYVNRNALGDQNSEGRSSTRIAFLCAILASSIVAVGCRKLLRRRGPTIEVDSLLSLRRIAFSFLLLVMSQIYR, encoded by the exons ATGGAACTAATTCAGATCCTGGATTTCACACCATTGAGTGATAAACAATATGTGATCACA AATTCTTGTCCTATCTGTTTGATAATGAAACTCGACAAGATTGACATTGATCAACCGTTATGGGACCAGTCTACCTACATCGGTAGATGGAAACACTATGCCTTCATTTCCGATACTCGCATTGTTTTCGTGCCCACGCAAAGATTACTGGAAGCGAAACAGTTGTGCGAAGATTATAA AAATGGCAACGTTCCTCCTGGTACTACAATGAAGGACGTTATATACGCGAAAAAGCTCAGGGACAGTTCATTTCACCCAGATAATGGTCAATTGATGTATAAGATTGGCAGAATGTGCTTCCAGTTACCTGTGAACATTGTGCTCACAACAGCGATGCTAACATTTTACAA AAGTACAACTGCCATTGTGATGTTTCAAACGATTAACCAGACGCACAACGCCATTCTAAATTATGTCAATCGAAATGCGTTGGGTGACCAAAATTCTGAAGGGAGAAGTTCAACCAGAATAGCGTTCTTGTGTGCAATTTTAGCCAGTTCTATCGTAGCTGTTGGTTGCAGAAAGCTGTTGCGCCGAAGAGGACCAACCATCGAAGTTGATTCCTTGTTATCGCTTCGCCGCATTGCATTTTCCTTC TTGCTGCTGGTCATGTCACAAATCTACCGCTGA